In the genome of Dasypus novemcinctus isolate mDasNov1 chromosome 30, mDasNov1.1.hap2, whole genome shotgun sequence, one region contains:
- the LOC131276629 gene encoding olfactory receptor 7A5-like, whose translation MGPGNETQISEFCLLGFSENPEVQPLLFGLFLSMYLVTIFGNLIIILAIISDSHLHTPMYFFLSNLSFCDICLSSTTLPKMLVNIQTQSRVITYAGCITQMYFFLLVGGLDDFLLAVMAYDRFVAICHPLHYTVIMNPQICVLLVLGCWTLSLTQSCLQGLMVLRLSFCTHVEIPHFFCDIRQMVQLACSDTFRNYLVTYFVAVALGGGPLVGVLFSYYKIVSSIRAISSAQGKYKAFSTCASHLLVVSLFYCTSIGVYLSPASSRDTHSGAAAAVMYTVVTPMLNPYIYSLRNKDIKQALKKML comes from the coding sequence ATGGGACCTGGAAATGAAACACAGATCTCAGAATTTTGTCTCCTGGGATTTTCAGAGAATCCAGAagtgcagcccctcctctttgggctgttcctgtccatgtacctggtcaccatcTTTGGGAACCTGAttatcatcctggccatcatctcagactcccacctccatacacccatgtacttcttcctctccaacctatCCTTTTGTGACATCTGTTTATCCTCCACCACTCTCCCAAAGATGCTGGTGAACATCCAGACTCAGAGCAGAGTCATAACCTATGCAGGCTGCATCACCCAGATGTACTTTTTCTTGCTCGTTGGAGGGTTGGATGACTTCCTCCTggctgtgatggcctatgaccgcttcgtggccatctgtcaccccctgcattacacagtcatcatgaacccccagaTCTGTGTCCTGCTTGTTCTAGGGTGCTGGACCTTGAGTCTTACACAATCCTGTTTGCAGGGGCTAATGGTGCTACGGCTGTCCTTTTGTACACATGTGGAAATTCCACACTTTTTCTGTGATATTCGTCAGATGGTCCAGCTTGCCTGTTCTGACACCTTCCGCAATTACTTAGTGACATATTTTGTAGCAGTAGCCCTGGGTGGGGGTCCCCTAGTTGGTGTCCTTTTTTCTTACTATAAGATCGTTTCCTCCATACGTGCAATCTCATCAGCTCAGGGgaagtataaagcattttctacctgTGCATCTCATCTCTTGGTGGTCTCCTTATTTTATTGTACGAGCATAGGAGTTTACCTCAGTCCTGCTTCTTCACGTGATACACATTCAGGTGCAGCAGCTGCAGTGATGTACACTGTGGTCacacccatgctgaacccctACATCTACAGTCTGAGGAATAAAGACATAAAGCAGGCTCtgaaaaaaatgctttga